From a single Apium graveolens cultivar Ventura chromosome 2, ASM990537v1, whole genome shotgun sequence genomic region:
- the LOC141697105 gene encoding F-box protein At2g27310-like: MASSSGGSATTIASLHPDIIETHILTKFDVPSLASAASTSQLLRTLCNKENLWKDICDSTWDSIKHPLVQQTISSFPGGYRSFVNDSFRLLHSNTGQRSLCSHVHTSQLISAVDICYGNDLVHSKVVVTNTDDNSFLGSLFSVDMTDCNDTVELPLKYQGNENECMRKLEEKLTLSWIVIDPALKRAGNVSSLRPVSVRPYWDGSSIKVVYATVLSGDATDTSEFVECRVIAIFDFQQGKDVQLRELSFCVVDMVKSRLNGKRTLRILQNAMECGERKKENGQGRELYLEHLEFKRKRRDDKQRRQKMLYRIMWFIHIITCVFFSIHLVNFLCFTTRDAGSLIYMAAEPAIIS, translated from the coding sequence ATGGCTTCGAGCTCTGGTGGATCAGCGACGACAATAGCTTCCCTTCATCCAGATATCATTGAAACACATATTTTGACAAAATTTGACGTGCCTTCTCTTGCCTCAGCTGCCTCTACTTCGCAATTGTTACGTACTCTCTGCAACAAAGAAAACCTGTGGAAAGACATTTGTGATTCCACCTGGGATTCCATCAAGCATCCATTAGTCCAACAAACCATATCTTCCTTCCCCGGTGGCTATCGTTCTTTTGTCAACGATTCATTTCGCCTTCTCCATTCAAACACTGGCCAGAGGAGTCTCTGCAGTCATGTTCACACATCGCAACTAATCTCTGCTGTTGACATATGCTACGGGAATGATCTGGTTCACTCCAAAGTAGTGGTTACCAATACAGATGACAACAGTTTTCTCGGATCATTGTTCAGTGTGGACATGACTGACTGCAATGATACTGTGGAACTGCCATTAAAATACCAAGGTAACGAGAATGAGTGCATGAGAAAGCTGGAAGAGAAGTTGACACTCAGTTGGATTGTCATTGATCCTGCTTTGAAAAGGGCAGGCAATGTGTCTAGTTTGAGGCCAGTTTCTGTGCGACCATATTGGGATGGAAGTAGTATAAAGGTCGTATATGCTACCGTTCTTTCCGGTGATGCCACAGATACATCGGAATTTGTTGAATGTAGGGTTATAGCTATATTTGATTTCCAACAAGGAAAAGATGTTCAACTGAGGGAGCTGAGTTTTTGTGTGGTTGACATGGTTAAGTCGCGACTGAATGGGAAAAGGACTTTAAGAATATTGCAAAACGCTATGGAGTGTGGTGAAAGGAAGAAAGAAAATGGTCAAGGGAGAGAACTGTATTTAGAGCATTTGGAgtttaaaagaaagagaagagaTGATAAGCAGAGGAGGCAGAAGATGTTATATAGGATTATGTGGTTCATCCACATTATCACATGTGTTTTCTTCTCCATTCACTTGGTTAATTTCCTATGTTTTACTACAAGGGATGCAGGCTCATTGATTTACATGGCAGCAGAACCAGCAATTATATCGTAA